The genomic interval GCTGTCAGGTCGACTAATATTGTTATGGAGCGACTGAGCGAGGAGACTCTGAAGGCGCTCCATGAGCGTGGAAAGTTCGCCCATGTTCGAATTGGGAATTTGAGGTTCGCGTAAAGCTCACCTCCCGAAAGTTCGATTTACCTGGCCCCAGAGACCCATGCCGCGACTGCCGCCATCAGAACAGACCTTGATATCTTCAGTGCTAGCGAGATTAAGGCTCTGGCGATAAATGGATATATACAATGCGCCAATGTACTGGGTATGCAAGTAGACCAAAATAAAATTGCAAGGCTTAACTTTATAACTAACGAGAAGGTGGAGCGGGCCGATCTAGATATCTCAAGCGAAAGAAGATTGTTCTACGGCAATTGGAGGGATTGGACATCTTATGTGATTACTGTTATATTTGCCACGCAGATCACGTCCGTAATTTTTGTCGCCATAATGATATTAGATAGTTATTTTCGATTCATGCCGTGGTGGCGGTAACTTCAAGGTATCTTCGTAAGCTGCTATGCGAGATCGAGTCTGAGCTGGGGGATGCAGTCCAAGATTCGAATGCGCGCGTGGGGCTTAGCATATGGAGAACTCGCGACAGTTTTTCCACAAAATAGTGCGACCGCGCTCGACATAGTATTGTCCTTAGTAGTTGGTCCGCCCTCGTGTGCACGGGCCTGATCAGACAAGAAGACTGCCACCCACCAAAAAGACACGAGCAGGCGATCGTGTCAGTCACGGAAAAGCTCAATGGTGTCGATCATTCGCATTTCAGGCAACGGTGCGTGGGGAACTGGCTTGCCCCCTGAAAAGTGGTCCTCCCTGAGGTATGGCTTCGCGCCATGTGGAGGATATTATGATGCGTCGGAAGAAGCATACGGCTGAAGAGATCGTCGCCAAGCTGCGTCAAGTCGAGGTTTTGGTCTCGCAAGGCCGCAAGGTCTCTGAAGCAATCCGGTCCATCGCGGTGACCGAGGTCACGTACGGGATGAACTCCTCAGCGGCGAGGTGTTCTACACCCTCAAGGAAGCCAGCGTCGTGATCGAGCAATGGCGGACGCACTACAACAGCATCCGGCCGCACTCATCCCTCGGCTACTGCCCGCCTGCGCCGGAGGTCGTCATGTGGCCAACGGAACCGAGCGGCTCAGTGCCGTCCGCTCGGCCTGCCATCGTACCGCGACCGACAATGCACTAACTTTAATCCTGGGCCACCCGATGGGGGCAGGCCAAACGGCACGGCCGGGGCCGGGGAATTCAACATCCAGACCGACAAGGGCCTGTCCTCCATGCAGGACACGCTCAAGACGGCGCTGGCCAGCCTGAAGAGGCTTCAGTCGACCCTGGGCTCGAACCTCTCGGTCGTCCAGACCCGACAGGACTTCACCAAACAGCTCAACACCATCCTCGACACCGGGGCGGCCAACCTGGTGAACGCCGACATGAACGAGGAGGCGGCCAACTCGCAGGCCCTGGCCACGCGTCAGTCACTGGGTGTCTCGGCGCTATCGCTGGCCAACACCGCACAGCAGGGCATCCTCCAGCTTCTGCGCTGACGCGGCAGCGGCAGCGGCGCGCGGCGGTCCCAAGGCCACCGCGCGCCGATCGGCTGTCCAGTGATCGTGCGGAGCTGATTGCTCGACCTTTTCGGGCTGCGCCGGGACGGTTCGGTTGGAAATCACACTTTCACAGGGCCTGCAACGGATCGCGAGCGGCTCCTGGCGGCGAATACCAAACGGACCGGTGCAGACAGACGCCATTCGGGCTTGGTCTCCACCTTGCTGCATCCCCACAGGCGCGCGGTCATCCGAGGGCCAGCATTTTCTGAATTGTGGCCGATTCAACCTTGAATGGCTCATGCCAACTCGGCAAACCGTGCGTAACAAAGGTACGGGGTGCGACAATGGCCCGGGGCGGAACGCGCGGTTTTCTGTTGGTCGCAGTGGTCACCGCATCAATCGTGCCGGCCATCGCCCAGGTCACGCCGCTCGACATCTTCGGGGGGCTTCTCGGTGCCGCACAGGCGCAGGCCGCCCGTGATGCCTGGGCTCGGCTCTCCAATACGGACCGGTTCTGCCTCGATCGCGCACTCGCGCGCCGGAACGCCGACATCGCCGGCATGATCCAGCGTGGCATCGGACCGGATGACGGGCGTCTCGGCACCTTCTTCTCCGAGTGCCGACGCTTCACCGAGCCGAACCTGCGGCGCGGCTTCAGTTGCACCACGTCCGATGAGAACGGCTGGTCGGTCTCGACCACCTGCAACCAGTCCTTCGCCTACCGCGACGGCAGCAACCGCGTCCTGGCCGTCGAGCCGCGCGAGGCAATCGAGCTGCATTTCTCTGGCACCCTGTACGGTCCCGGCATGTGGTGTGACGGATCGACTCTGAAGCGTTCGGGCTCTTTGGTCCAGGCTTGGCAGATGCGTTCGTAGGGTGTCAGGCCGCGTAGCGTCTTGAGGCGGCGGGCGTGGTTGTAGGCATCCACGAAGAGCTGGAGGTGATCTCTGAGCTGATCGTGGCTGTCGTAATGGTAGCGCTTGACCGTCGCATCCTTGATCGTGCGGTTCATCCGTTCGACCTGGCCGTTATCCGGCATGATGACCCTCGGTGCCCTCGCGTTCCGCTGATCTTCGGATCGGCGCTATGGTGAGCCCATCCGGGACACGGGGCACCGGGAGCACGTGCGTGCGGGCAGGCCGACCCTTAGACGATGGGCTGCGAGCCCGAGCCGTTATCTGGCCGCCCCTGCGGCTCGCCCGGATGCGCTGCGAGCGCGGATCCGTAGTTGCCGTGTTGCCCGCCAGCTCCCGCAATCGAGACGAGGAGACAGGCTCATGCGGGTTGTGGGATTGGACATCCACCGCGTTTTCGCCGAGGCGGTAATGCTGGAGAACGGCGCGGCCCGGCGTCTTGGTCGGATCGGCATGACGCGCGATCACCTGACGGCGTTCGCCAAGACGCTGACGCACGACGACCATGTCGTCGTGGAGGCGACCGGCAACGCCAGCGCGGTCGCGGAGGTGATCCGGCCGCATGTCGGTCGGGTGGTGATCGCCAACCCGCGCCAGGTGCGGCTGATCGCCGAGGCGCGGATCAAGACCGACGTCATCGACGCGACCGTGCTGGCGCGGCTCTATGCCAGTGGCTTTCTGCCAGAGGTCTGGATCCCGGACGAGGCAACGCTTGCGCTCCGGCGCCAGGTCACACGCCGCACCCAGATCGTCCGGCAGCGGACGCGGCTGAAGACGATGGTGCAGTCGATCCTGCATGCGCATCTAGTGCCGCCCTGTCCCCACGCCGATCTGTTCGGGCCGCGGGGACGGACCTGGCTGCTGGCACAGCCGCTGCCCGGCGACGAGAGCGATGCCGTCGCCCGGCACCTGCGTGAGTACGACCGGCTGAGCGAGGACGTGAAGGTCGTCGAGCGTGAACTGGCGCGCGAGGCGCGCGCCGACGCGAACGTCACGCGGCTGATGACGATCCCAGGCATCGACCTGGTGGTCGCAGTCGGGCTGATCGCCGCCATCGGACCCGTGGCGCGGTTCGCCGGCCCGGATCGGCTCGTGGCCTATCTTGGGCTGAACCCGAGCGTGCATCAGTCCGGATCCGGCAAGCCACGGCATGGACGCATCACCAAGCAGGGGCGCAGCCACGCCCGCACGATGTTGGTCGAGGCGGCCTGGCAGGCCGTGCGGGGGCCCGGTCCACTGCGCGCCTTCTTCCAGCGCGTGTCGGCGCGGCGTGGGCCTCACGTCGCGGCCGTGGCGGTCTCACGCAAGCTGGCGGTGATCATCTGGCACCTGCTCACGCGGGGCGAGGACTACGCTTGGGTGCGTCCGGCGCTCCACGCCAAGAAGCTGCGGGAACTGGAGCTGCGCTCGGGCGAGCCGGCACGGCGTGGTCAGCGCGGAACGGCCTACGCCTACAACCTGACCCGCGTCCGACAGGAGGAGCGGCGGCGTGTCGAGCAGGCGGAGGTCGCCTACCGACACCTGACCGAGGGCTGGAGCCGGCGTGGGCGACGCGTACCCACGGGCGCCGCAAAGGAGGAGCGACTCTGAAGACGGCGCGGCCAGGCTTGCACCTCGAACCCGGCTCTTCGTCACACGGTCGCCCGTGGGCGGCAACAAAATAGTACGGATCGCAACAAAGGGACTGTTCAACCTCATCCGTGGTCCAGGGATGGTTCACCTTGGTTAGCCGGTGCTCGATGTCGTTCTCTGCGCAGACGCGGCCGAAGATGTGCGCGAAGGCATAGGTATCCTTCTTGCGGTTGGTGAACTGAATGCCGTTATCCGTCAGGACGATGTGGATGCGGTAGGGCACCGCCATGATCAGATCACGCAGGAACTGCGCCGCCTCCATCTTGCCAGCACTCTCGACAAGATGGACGAAGGCGAACTTGCTGGTACGGTCGATCGCCACGAACAGGTACAGCTTGCCCTCTTCGGTGCTGACCTGTGCGATATCGATATGGAAGTAGCCGATCGGATATTGCTTGAAGCGCTTCTTCTCGGGCTTGTCGCCTTCGACTTCCGGCAGGCGGCTGATGCCGTGCCGCTGCAGGCACCGGTGCAGGCTGGAGCGGGTCAGATGGGGGATCGTGGGCTGCAAACCGTAGAGGCAGTCGTCCAGCGGCAGCAGGGTATGCCGCCGGAAAGCGACGACGATCGCCTCCTCCTCCGGTGTCAGAACGGTCGAGCGCGGCTCCTTCGGACCCATGGCCGCGTCGGCCGTCGTCTCCCGATCACGCCACTTCTGGATCGTCGTCGGGCTGACGCCGTAGCGTTTAGCCGCCGCTCTCACGCTTTCTTGACGGAGCTGTATCGCGCGACGGACTGCCTCCGTCGTGCGGGCGCTGCCGTGAAGAATTTGGCCCATAGCGCATCCCTCGCCGCGTGATGCTCAATCGTACCACCACACCGAGGGATCAAACACCTAGGGTCCGTCGATGAGGAGACGGACGATGAAGAAGAGCCGGTTCAGCGAAGAGCAGATCATCGGCATCCTGAAGGAGCAGCAGGCTGGGCTGCTGGTCGCCGAGATCTGCCGCCGCCACGGGATCAGCGACGCGACGTTCGACACGTGGCGCTCGCGTTTCGGCGGCATGGAGGTCTCTGACGCGCGTCGCCTCAAGGCGCTCGACGAGGAGAACCGCAAGCGTAAGAAGCTCTTGGCCGAGGCGATGCTCGACGTGGCGACGCTGCGTGAGGCGCTGGGAAAAAACTTCTGACGCCCGGCGCACGGAGAACGGCCGTGAGCTGGGCCATCGAGGAGAAGGGCACTTCGCAGCGTCGCGCCTGCGGGCTGATCGGCCTGGAGCCGAAGACGTACGTACCGCTACGCCTCGACCCGCGGTGACGATGCAGCCGTGCGGGCACGCCTGCGCAGCCTGGCCCGGCGAGCGCCGCCGGTTTGGCGACCGGCGCCTGCTCATCCTGCTGCGGCGTGAGGGCCTCGCTCTCAACCACAAGAAGCTCTTTCCGCCTCTATCGGGAAGAGCGGCTGTCGGTGCGCAAGCGCGGTGGGCGCAAACGAGCCCTTGGCACGCGGGCACCGGCCGCCGTGCCGCAGGAGCCGAACCAGCGCTGGAGCCTGGACTTCGTCTCCGACACGCTCGACGACGGGCGCCGCTTCCGCATCCTCGTCGTGGTCGACGACTGCACGCGGGAGTGTCTCGCGCTGGTGGTCGACACGTCGCTGTCTGGACAGCGGGTCGCGCGCGAACTCGACCGGATCATCAAGGACCGGGGCAAGCCGCTGATGATCGTCTCGGACAACGTCCTACGTAGCGAGGAAGGCCGGTAGGCTGGACAACAGGTCTCTGTCCGCGAACATGCGCCCGCGGTGTGTTTGTCGTCGACGTCGATCCAGAGGCGGCTCCTGCCGATCCGGAAGAACTCTCGGCCATAGCGAACACAGGATCCAGCCGATGCACGCGGCACCGTGGTCCTCACCGTCCTCAACACGAGATGCCAATCCAGGCAGGAGACCCGAGCCTTGTCTACAGGGTCGCGGTTCTCACGCCCTCACGGCTCTGCTGAGAGGGGTTCTCCCACCTGGCACCGGCCCCTCGACGAAGGGCCGGTAGTCGTCACCGGTCTTGATGACGGCGTGCACCACGCGCGCCATCTTGGCGGTGATCGCGGTCAGCGCCTTGCGCCGCAGGTCGGCATTGTGCCGGTCGCGGGCGATGTAGCGCTCGAACTTGTCGCGGAAGCCGTTCTCCCGCTGCCGGATGGCGACCTGTCCCGCCAGCCACAGGGTCCGGCGCAGGCGGGCGTTGCCGTACTTCGACAGCTTGGTCTGGCCGCGGAAGGTGCCGGATTGCTGCGTGGTCAGATCGAGGCCACAGAACTTCAGGAACTGGCGGTGATGGCTGAAGCGGCGTAGATCGCCGGCCTCGGCCAGGATGGTCAGGGCGTTGATCGGGCCGATGCCGGGGATGCGGCGCAGGAGCTTGTAGTCAGCGCTGTCCGTCAGGAGGGCGTCGGCCGTGGCCTCGATGGCGTCGCGCTGCTGGATCAGCCCGCGCACCGCGCCGATGACGAGCCGGAACATGCTCACCGCCGGAGCATCGGGCGGCACCGGCAGGCCGATCGAACTGCGAGCCGTCTCGTAGATGTCGCCGAGCAGTTGCGCCTTGGCCCCCTTGCGCCCGACGACATCCCAGGCGGCGGCGATGAAGGCCTCCTTGCTCAGCGTGGTGATGCTGGCGGGCGTGGGGAAGCGATCGAGGAAGGCGAAGAACCAGTCCGAGCGGCTGTTATGGCGGAAGCGGTCGACCTCCGGGAAGTACAGCGGCAGGTAGTGGGTCAGGATTCGATGCAGCACCTCGGTCTTGGCCCGCGAGACGGCGTCGTGCGTCTTGGACAGTTCCTGCACGTCGTTGATGCCGGCGGCGAGCGGGTCGTGGTCCACCTGCGAGGCGCCGATGCGGATCATGTGCAGCATGACCTGGCGTCCTTCGGGTCGTTCTTGTCCCAGCCGTTGTGCAGAGCCTCGCGTGTGCGAGCGAGGGCCACAGACGAGATCAGGCGTACGGCAAAGCCTGCTTGAAGCAGGCGCCAGGCGATCGGGCGGTGATAGTTGCCGGTGGCCTCGAACCCGCAGGTCACCGGTTGACCGAGGTCCGACAGCTGGGCGATCAGACGGTCGTGCTCGGCGCGGGTGTTGAGGACGCTCAGCCGGCGTCGGCGGGCGAGGCCGGGCACCTCGATGAGGACCTCGTTGCGAGCCTTGGCGACGTCGATGGCTACGAGAACGCCGGCCGGCGGCGTGAGCTGCGGTCTGGTCATGGTCGATCCGTCTCCGGAATGAGGCTTCGAACACCGTCACTCTCGAGACCTGTCGATCGGCCATGACCGCCCAGGGCGGCGCGCTGCGCTCAGCATGGCTTCGCGCGCCGCCCCAGAACCGTCGAGCCATCTTCCTGATGTGCTACGGCACCGAACTGACCTCGCACGCCATCCTGCGCTGGCAGGAGGAGCGTGCGGTCGAGTGGCACTACATCGCCCCCGGCAAGCCGCAGCAGAACGGTTTTGTCGAGAGCCTGAACGGGCGCTTGCGCGACGAGTGCCTGAACGAGCATCTGTTCCGAAGCCTCCCGGCGGCCCAGACCATCATCGAGGCGTGGCGGGTCGACTACAACACCTGCCGCCCCCACACGAGCCTCGGCGGGCTCACCCCGAACGCGTTTGCAACCCGGTCCCGACAGGACCAGAACCAGAACGGACTCTGGTTATGAACGGGGGCAAACGGGGGGCAAGGCCACGCACTACGAGGCGCAGCCCAGCATCGACTAGCGCCCAAACCGCGAGCGGCTGACGGAGCAGGTGAGCGTCGAACTCAAAAAAGTTGCGAAGGGTCGTGCGAATTTTTCTTTGTCGTCCCACAGGGATTTCGAAAGCTTAGCAGAGCGGAGGCTCATCATGCGCCAGTGCAATTTGGATTCAGGCGCGTTGCCCGACTTATCGGGCCAAACGCCCTGAATACCGAATTTATTCCGCGACGCGACCAGGCCAGATCCGGTTTCCGGAAAATGAGAACCATTGCCGCACACATAGATTATATGGTATTTATCTGGTAATATTGTTATGTTTCGATTGTATTGAACAAAATTATAGATTTTTATAATGCCCATGAGAGCGAAGCAACCAAGTAACATCGTGAAATCTAGTAGGAGACCTCGACATGTCCTCCGGACCCAGCCCATCACTGACATATAGAACCTTCGTCGAGCTCAACTCCACCGACGCTTCGACAAGCAGTTTCAGGATCGGCAACGTCGAACCGCAAAGAGTTGACGCTCCGGACGCTCCCACTTTCGTCGTCACCGATAGTGATAACAGTGGTATTCTGGGCGATACGCCCGGCGAGTTGGCGCGCATCACAACGACGCCGGCAAATTATTTCACCACACAACAAAATTATTCTTATTGGGGGAAATCTCAGGACAATGGGACCATTGTTCGGTTCCCATCCACCAGAACTCCGGATGGATTCACTTATTTTCTGC from Methylobacterium sp. AMS5 carries:
- a CDS encoding IS110-like element ISMch4 family transposase (Replacing WP_015950542.1 (point mutation that truncates N-term) with WP_060768813.1), with protein sequence MRVVGLDIHRVFAEAVMLENGAARRLGRIGMTRDHLTAFAKTLTHDDHVVVEATGNASAVAEVIRPHVGRVVIANPRQVRLIAEARIKTDVIDATVLARLYASGFLPEVWIPDEATLALRRQVTRRTQIVRQRTRLKTMVQSILHAHLVPPCPHADLFGPRGRTWLLAQPLPGDESDAVARHLREYDRLSEDVKVVERELAREARADANVTRLMTIPGIDLVVAVGLIAAIGPVARFAGPDRLVAYLGLNPSVHQSGSGKPRHGRITKQGRSHARTMLVEAAWQAVRGPGPLRAFFQRVSARRGPHVAAVAVSRKLAVIIWHLLTRGEDYAWVRPALHAKKLRELELRSGEPARRGQRGTAYAYNLTRVRQEERRRVEQAEVAYRHLTEGWSRRGRRVPTGAAKEERL